The Allofrancisella frigidaquae genome has a segment encoding these proteins:
- a CDS encoding tRNA (5-methylaminomethyl-2-thiouridylate)-methyltransferase, producing the protein MEKQIKAVSLISGGLDSMLATKLIQEQGIHVEGINFFTGFCVEGHTHAIRKRDKEKQKRNNALWVAEQLGIKLHIIDVIEEYKDVLLNPKYGYGANMNPCLDCKIFMVRKAKQWAIENGFDFIITGEVIGQRPMSQRKNTMPIVQKQSGIDDLLLRPLSAKNLPETKPEREGWVNRSKLLGITGRGRKDQIRLAKEYAIDDYASPAGGCCFLTDKQYSDKLVDLWQARDTREYEFDDIMLLKVGRHIRFKPEFKLIVGREEGENNYLNGYKNQFISVYCSSHTGPLTLIDGKFDKIDEKVTAEILGRFTQGKTEDSVTMVFNYLDGTSKEIKVKPMQAENIKKEWYI; encoded by the coding sequence ATGGAAAAACAAATAAAAGCAGTTTCATTGATATCAGGTGGTCTTGACTCTATGTTAGCTACAAAGTTAATACAAGAGCAGGGTATCCACGTTGAAGGGATTAATTTTTTCACAGGGTTTTGTGTTGAAGGACATACTCACGCTATCCGTAAGCGTGATAAAGAAAAACAAAAAAGAAATAACGCTTTATGGGTCGCTGAACAGTTGGGAATAAAGCTACATATTATTGATGTGATAGAAGAATATAAAGATGTCCTTTTAAACCCCAAATATGGCTATGGTGCTAATATGAATCCATGTCTAGATTGTAAGATATTTATGGTAAGAAAAGCCAAACAGTGGGCTATTGAAAATGGTTTTGATTTTATAATAACTGGAGAAGTTATTGGTCAAAGACCAATGTCACAAAGAAAAAATACTATGCCAATAGTGCAAAAACAATCTGGTATCGATGATCTTCTACTGCGGCCACTTAGTGCTAAAAATCTTCCAGAAACTAAACCTGAAAGAGAAGGTTGGGTTAATAGATCTAAATTGCTTGGTATTACAGGAAGAGGTAGAAAAGATCAAATACGTTTAGCAAAAGAATATGCTATAGATGATTATGCCTCTCCCGCAGGAGGATGTTGTTTTCTTACAGATAAACAATACTCTGATAAGCTCGTGGATTTATGGCAAGCTAGAGATACACGAGAATATGAGTTTGATGATATTATGCTTCTAAAAGTAGGTAGGCATATTCGTTTTAAGCCAGAATTTAAGCTTATAGTTGGCCGAGAAGAGGGTGAAAATAACTATTTAAATGGTTATAAAAATCAGTTTATAAGTGTTTATTGTTCATCCCACACAGGTCCTTTGACCCTTATAGATGGTAAATTTGATAAAATTGATGAGAAGGTTACAGCAGAGATTTTAGGAAGGTTTACGCAAGGTAAAACTGAAGATTCTGTAACGATGGTGTTTAACTACCTAGATGGTACTAGTAAAGAGATTAAAGTTAAGCCTATGCAAGCTGAAAATA